Proteins encoded within one genomic window of Vairimorpha necatrix chromosome 3, complete sequence:
- a CDS encoding ricin B lectin (RBL4b) has protein sequence MHLLLIQLYLNRSESSKVLFTNTKSKLSLCSQDGVKIYGCTDKNSIIKAVIRHEDNGKIFIEVPKYKKVFDVAGNGTKLILYKKHGGTNQVFNIVFFDYEKYTIRNNEKCFGYDTEKDIFMKSPCSEDGSIFKLTFDYVENEKLISSKKQPAIVVEEYWAHKSENNVRGIPKLGKRNYIPMDK, from the coding sequence ATGCATTTATTGTTAATACAACTATATTTAAACCGCAGTGAATCATCTAAGGTGCTCTTTACAAACACTAAGTCAAAATTGAGTTTGTGTAGTCAAGATggtgtaaaaatttatggaTGCACGGATAAGAATAGCATAATAAAGGCAGTAATAAGACATGAAGATAAtggtaaaatttttattgaggtaccaaaatataaaaaggtGTTTGATGTTGCGGGAAATGGAACAaaactaattttatataagaaaCATGGAGGAACAAATCAAGTATTTAATATTGTGTTTTTTGATTACGAAAAGTATACGATCAGAAACAACGAGAAATGCTTTGGATACGATACAGAAAaggatatttttatgaagtCGCCTTGTTCTGAAGATGGATCAATATTTAAGTTAACATTTGACTATGTTGAAAACGAGAAGCTTATATCATCGAAGAAACAGCCAGCAATCGTCGTTGAAGAATATTGGGCTCATAAATCGGAAAATAATGTTCGAGGCATACCAAAGCTTGgcaaaagaaattatattcCAATGGACaagtaa
- a CDS encoding DDI1-like protein — protein sequence MNLGNNQCWTNEQQVLILTNLIPDSRLDNEIFAKDCVTIRRNIIKIKYGASNCDILSEAFRILQISYRTITEYYDAIYERIVIYSAYYEISKTEFNRHMSECFFSGLGRNSNFEIVKARIQDNLQEALEYLKNLDKVINKEIERYENKITNNIVDNDEPKKHFDATNTRNNYNTRKWCSIHKNNSHQTKECFYNQHPNSRPANKGSRNLEETKIITEPMTKISTIILSGKINGKDAKLILDSGATKNFIGSKLATGLGLDIKEDATVDVKFANNQTETSCNSTLVKLEVNDLMECRLVKLQVLQEGPDEVILGTEFLHGNGFILNYKLGLVEYKNRNISFHDKSKECELDNLLFEKLNLATEKELKLNKTMDLYKLNNDKFKCIKTNTLQKIVYDKSLKYYEAHPYKVPLAYVGRLKEELARLESEEIIERCNSKFASPAFVIEKKNKDLRLVIDYRHVNKYILDEIYQIPNIHDNLLLLSGNLYFSQLDLTNGFNQAPIDVESRVITGFYILGKHYQYKRIPFGIKSGPKLFQRIISELLEEIDNVFVYIDDIVIYGKSKDAHDETLLQVLKTLYNHNLRINFDKSKFCKTEIEILGCIVNNRGIRANLKNLDEKILLKEPKTKKELQRLLGIINWFRTFVPNLSTKINQVTNLLKKTDTQKIKWSSSHTMEINNIVEIIKKNINLVSPDFNKKFILQCDASDTGMGSVLIQAHGLIGCYSKKFLSSEVNYSIVEKELFAIVKSMDHFRRIIQGNYVRIETDSKNCTFENKKISNRLERWKVLLNEFNFEIFSIDGMKNNIADHLSRCYIISQGKADKQKYDEKVRSYCTYANNSMGVKDLLKDNKQRIIISENKAKEFIKFIHEISEHCGEVIMYLNIKKHYWVHNIKRNITEVCHECRKCLINKERNKKKYSNVKIYSEIIFETISTDIYGPFSLEEFEGTYYSTKGFILTITDVFSRYTKIFFNEKIRSQEVIECLEVWQEHFTKPKKVVSDNGTQYTSHLVKNYLQKQGIKQQLIPAYHPQSNGVSERINRTISEMLRMNKKKNMKSIVKSIEHRINNNVNTTIGCSPREVVFKRSFYDLESKEMEYSQPSRTEVHDTDIVTCGQEVYRKNPSTNKLEPKYCGPYKVSEVGINGRWVKLIGYNDWIHLSQLKF from the exons ATGAATTTAGGAAACAACC AATGCTGGACAAATGAACAAcaagttttaattttaacgAATTTAATCCCAGATTCACGATTAGATAATGAGATTTTTGCAAAAGATTGCGTAACCATTAGAAGGAATATAATTAAGATCAAATATGGAGCTAGTAACTGTGACATTTTGAGCGAGGCATTTCGAATTTTGCAAATCAGCTACCGAACGATAACCGAGTATTACGACGCTATTTATGAGAGAATTGTCATATACAGCGCTTACTACGAAATAAGCAAGACGGAATTTAATAGACATATGAGTGAATGTTTTTTCAGCGGACTAGGAAGAAATAGTAACTTCGAGATAGTAAAGGCAAGAATACAAGATAATTTACAGGAAGctttagaatatttaaaaaacctTGACAAAGtaataaacaaagaaaTTGAACGTTACGAAAATAAgattacaaataatattgttGATAATGATGAACccaaaaaacattttgatGCTACCAATACAAGAAATAACTACAACACTCGAAAATGGTGTTCCATTCATAAGAATAACTCACACCAGACCAAAGAATGCTTTTATAATCAACATCCAAATAGTCGACCAGCCAATAAAGGATCAAGAAATCTTGAAGAGACGAAAATAATTACCGAACCTATGACAAAGATAAGTACCATAATACTTTCTGGTAAAATCAACGGAAAAGATGCTAAGTTAATCTTAGATTCTGGTGCTacaaaaaactttattgGAAGCAAGCTAGCCACCGGCCTAGGACTAGATATTAAAGAAGATGCGACCGTAGACGTAAAGTTTGCAAATAATCAGACAGAAACCAGTTGTAACTCAACATTGGTAAAATTGGAAGTAAACGACTTAATGGAGTGTCGATTAGTGAAATTACAGGTGTTACAGGAAGGACCTGATGAGGTGATATTAGGAACGGAATTTTTGCATGGGAATGGATTTATCttaaactataaattaGGCCTAGTTGAGTATAAAAATAGGAACATATCATTTCACGATAAGAGCAAGGAATGTGAACTAGATAATCTATTGTTCGAGAAACTCAACTTGGCAACAGAGAAAGAACTAaagttaaataaaacaatggATCTCTATAAGCTTAATAacgataaatttaaatgcattaaaacaaacactttacaaaaaatagttTATGACAAAAGCCTCAAGTATTATGAAGCTCATCCTTATAAAGTTCCATTGGCATACGTAGGAAGATTAAAGGAAGAATTGGCACGATTGGAAAGTgaagaaattatagaaaGATGTAATTCTAAGTTTGCCAGCCCGGCATTTGTaatagaaaagaaaaacaaGGATTTAAGATTGGTGATAGATTACAGACATGtgaataaatatatacttgatgaaatatatcaaattcCGAATATTCATGACAATCTATTATTACTATCTGGGAACCTATACTTTTCACAATTAGACCTCACTAACGGATTTAATCAAGCCCCAATAGATGTAGAGAGCAGAGTAATAACAGGGTTTTACATACTAGGAAAGCACtatcaatataaaagaattccTTTTGGAATAAAATCGGGTCCGAAGCTATTTCAAAGAATCATATCAGAATTATTAGAAGAAATTGATAATGTTTTCGTGTATATCGACGATATCGTCATATACGGGAAGAGTAAAGATGCGCATGACGAAACTTTACTACAAGTTCTGAAAACACTATATAACCATAACTTACGAATCAACTTTGATAAATCAAAGTTTTGCAAGACAGAAATAGAAATACTAGGATGTATCGTAAACAATCGCGGAATACGCGCAAACTTGAAGAATTTAGATGAGAAAATACTACTAAAAGAAccaaaaacaaagaaagaACTACAGAGGCTTCTAGGAATCATAAATTGGTTTAGAACCTTTGTACCAAACTTAAGTACAAAAATCAATCAAGTAACGAACTTATTGAAGAAAACCGACACccagaaaataaaatggaGCTCGTCGCATACAATGGAAATCAATAATATTGTagaaattatcaaaaagaatattaacCTAGTTAGCCCAGATTTTAATAAGAAGTTTATATTACAATGCGATGCATCCGATACAGGAATGGGCTCCGTATTAATTCAAGCCCACGGACTCATAGGGTGTTATTCAAAGAAATTTCTAAGTTCGGAAGTGAATTATTCGATAGTAGAGAAGGAATTATTCGCGATAGTTAAGTCAATGGATCATTTTAGAAGAATAATACAAGGTAATTACGTTAGAATTGAGACAGACAGTAAAAACTGTACATTTGagaataagaaaatttcGAATAGATTAGAAAGATGGAAAGTTTTATTGAAcgaatttaattttgaaatatttagtATAGATGGgatgaaaaataacattGCAGACCACCTATCGCGGTGTTATATTATATCGCAAGGTAAAGCAGATAAACAGAAATACGACGAAAAGGTACGGAGCTATTGCACATATGCAAATAATAGCATGGGagtaaaagatttattaaaagacaATAAGCAGAGAATAATTATCAGTGAAAATAAAGCAAAAGAGTTTATAAAGTTTATACACGAAATTTCTGAACATTGCGGCGAAGTAATTATGTATCTTAATATTAAGAAACACTACTGGGTACATAACatcaaaagaaatataactGAAGTATGTCATGAATGCAGAAAATGTTTAATCAACAAAGAGaggaataaaaaaaaatacagcAACGTGAAAATATACAGCGAGATAATATTTGAGACAATCAGTACCGACATTTATGGACCTTTTAGTTTGGAGGAGTTTGAAGGTACATACTACTCGACCAAAGGGTTCATACTAACAATTACAGATGTATTTTCCAGATATacaaagatattttttaatgaaaaaatacgAAGTCAAGAAGTTATAGAATGCTTAGAAGTATGGCAAGAACATTTTACTAAACCAAAAAAGGTAGTTTCAGATAACGGAACTCAGTATACAAGCcatttagtaaaaaattatttgcaGAAACAAGGAATAAAACAACAACTGATACCGGCGTATCATCCACAAAGTAACGGAGTGTCAGAAAGAATTAACAGGACAATTTCCGAAATGTTGAGgatgaataaaaaaaagaatatgaaGAGTATAGTTAAAAGCATTGAACAtagaattaataataacGTCAATACGACGATAGGCTGCTCTCCAAGGGAAGTCgtatttaaaagaagttTTTATGATCTAGAATCAAAGGAAATGGAATACAGTCAGCCAAGCAGAACAGAGGTTCATGACACTGATATCGTAACATGTGGACAAGAAGTCTACAGGAAAAATCCTTCTACTAATAAATTAGAACCAAAGTATTGCGGACCCTATAAAGTCTCAGAAGTAGGTATAAATGGAAGATGGGTAAAACTAATTGGATATAACGACTGGATACATCTAAGTCAGCTGAAGTTCTAG